Proteins encoded within one genomic window of Acinetobacter sp. YWS30-1:
- the cysS gene encoding cysteine--tRNA ligase — MQPFVLYNSEQRKKVEFVPRKEGQIDLYVCGMTVYDYCHIGHARTVVAFDYIIRFLRSQGWKVKYVRNITDIDDKIIKRANENGESISSLTSRFIDAMNEDFAKLGCLAPDEAPKATDYINQMQNMIGTLVEKGTAYPANNGDVYFEVEKFAKYGRLSGRKLEDMQAGASERVDVEVEKKHPFDFVLWKHAKENEPSWASPWGNGRPGWHIECSAMSTCCLGNHFDIHGGGADLSFPHHENEIAQSEAATGEQYVNYWMHAGFINVDGEKMSKSLGNFFTIRDVIEKFHPEVVRYFIVSSHYRSPVNYSDVALKEAKNTLMRFYHSFKAYQAVYGEQLVDTLDQGFVERFNTAMCDDFNTPEAIAVLFELNKELNRAVKDQNQEQAAVYYSTLRHLTNILGLVQHNVDEFLKSDIGQEALGLSEEQIEDLIQQRKDAKKEKNFARADEIRQSLLDQGVVLEDTRQGTVWRRAD, encoded by the coding sequence ATGCAACCATTTGTTCTATATAACTCAGAGCAACGTAAAAAAGTAGAATTTGTGCCTCGTAAAGAAGGTCAGATTGATCTGTATGTTTGTGGGATGACGGTCTATGACTACTGTCATATTGGACATGCACGTACAGTGGTTGCATTTGACTATATTATCCGTTTCCTGCGCAGTCAGGGCTGGAAAGTAAAATATGTCCGTAATATCACCGACATTGACGACAAGATTATTAAACGTGCCAATGAAAATGGGGAAAGCATTTCATCACTGACCAGCCGTTTTATTGATGCCATGAATGAAGACTTTGCCAAATTAGGCTGTCTTGCACCGGATGAAGCACCAAAAGCCACTGATTACATCAATCAAATGCAAAACATGATTGGTACGCTGGTGGAAAAAGGGACTGCATATCCGGCAAATAATGGCGATGTTTATTTCGAAGTTGAAAAATTCGCCAAATACGGCCGCCTTTCAGGCCGTAAACTGGAAGATATGCAGGCAGGCGCTTCTGAACGTGTAGACGTCGAAGTTGAGAAAAAACACCCATTTGACTTTGTACTTTGGAAACATGCCAAAGAAAATGAACCTTCTTGGGCTTCACCATGGGGCAATGGTCGTCCAGGATGGCATATTGAATGTTCTGCGATGTCAACCTGCTGCCTGGGCAATCATTTTGATATTCATGGTGGCGGTGCTGATTTAAGCTTCCCGCATCATGAAAACGAGATTGCACAATCTGAAGCAGCGACAGGTGAGCAGTATGTGAACTACTGGATGCATGCCGGCTTCATCAATGTTGATGGTGAAAAGATGTCGAAGTCTTTGGGTAACTTCTTTACCATCCGTGATGTGATTGAAAAATTCCATCCGGAAGTGGTGCGTTACTTTATCGTATCCTCACACTACCGCAGCCCGGTGAACTATTCAGATGTAGCTTTAAAAGAAGCGAAAAATACGCTGATGCGTTTCTATCATTCTTTTAAAGCTTATCAGGCAGTGTATGGCGAACAGCTGGTTGATACGTTAGATCAAGGCTTTGTTGAGCGTTTCAATACAGCCATGTGTGATGACTTCAATACACCAGAAGCCATTGCTGTATTGTTTGAACTGAATAAAGAGCTGAACCGTGCAGTAAAAGATCAGAATCAGGAACAGGCTGCTGTTTATTATTCTACTCTGCGCCATCTCACCAATATTCTGGGTCTGGTACAGCACAATGTCGACGAATTCTTAAAGTCTGATATTGGTCAGGAAGCTTTAGGCTTGTCTGAAGAGCAGATTGAAGATCTGATCCAGCAACGTAAAGATGCCAAAAAAGAGAAAAACTTTGCTCGTGCCGATGAAATCCGCCAGTCTTTATTAGACCAAGGAGTGGTGCTGGAAGATACCCGTCAAGGAACTGTATGGCGTCGTGCTGATTAA
- the lptC gene encoding LPS export ABC transporter periplasmic protein LptC, translating to MDTRVLYLTAIIIAAISGGYYYYSGKGNKLQTDSARSMTYSANNINLTQTDEKGMLSVRAQVDQLEQNLQLETSSLKNLQATTYKDGQIDATFFAKQGNGYDDNTKVVLSQEVLATKIMQNGKMQFRTEELTAFPKTREIETDKTVIVESPQAEFISQGLKANLNDGQYEFFNIRGKYEPNS from the coding sequence ATGGACACTAGAGTTTTATATCTTACGGCTATTATCATTGCCGCAATAAGTGGTGGTTATTACTATTACAGCGGTAAAGGCAACAAGTTGCAGACTGATTCTGCACGTAGCATGACCTATTCTGCGAATAATATTAACTTAACCCAAACTGATGAAAAGGGCATGTTGTCTGTTCGTGCCCAGGTCGACCAGCTTGAACAAAACCTGCAGCTAGAGACTTCAAGTCTCAAAAATCTGCAGGCAACGACCTATAAAGACGGTCAGATTGATGCGACATTCTTTGCCAAACAGGGCAACGGTTATGATGACAATACAAAAGTTGTACTTTCTCAAGAAGTGCTGGCGACCAAGATCATGCAAAATGGAAAAATGCAGTTCCGTACCGAGGAGCTGACCGCTTTTCCGAAAACACGTGAAATTGAAACCGATAAAACTGTCATTGTTGAATCTCCACAGGCTGAATTTATCAGTCAGGGCCTAAAAGCCAATCTTAATGATGGTCAATACGAATTCTTTAATATTCGAGGAAAGTATGAACCAAATTCCTAG
- a CDS encoding KdsC family phosphatase: MASYVLLEQARHIEALVLDVDGILSDGFVTLTNTGDEIKSFDIRDGLGMKLVQQAGIKVIIITGRQSNIVQKRMSDLGVDLVYQGREDKGTALREACTQLNIDPEDCLYMGDDWPDLSAFAIAGMKVTVPNGHVEVRRRADLVTQAYGGRGAVREICDMLLMSKGKYQELLEKYTRAPY; the protein is encoded by the coding sequence ATGGCATCTTATGTATTATTAGAGCAGGCACGTCATATTGAGGCACTGGTACTTGATGTAGATGGTATTTTAAGCGACGGTTTTGTCACATTGACCAATACGGGTGATGAGATCAAGTCTTTTGATATCCGTGATGGGCTGGGTATGAAACTGGTACAGCAAGCCGGAATCAAAGTGATCATTATCACTGGACGTCAAAGCAATATCGTACAAAAACGTATGTCGGATTTAGGTGTAGATCTGGTTTATCAGGGCCGCGAAGATAAAGGGACTGCTTTACGTGAAGCGTGTACTCAGCTCAATATCGACCCTGAAGACTGTTTATACATGGGTGATGACTGGCCTGATCTGTCTGCCTTCGCGATTGCAGGCATGAAAGTGACTGTTCCAAACGGGCATGTTGAAGTACGTCGTCGTGCTGATCTGGTAACGCAGGCCTATGGTGGTCGTGGTGCGGTACGCGAGATTTGTGACATGTTACTGATGTCCAAAGGTAAGTACCAAGAGTTACTTGAAAAATATACTCGTGCGCCTTATTAA
- a CDS encoding KpsF/GutQ family sugar-phosphate isomerase, with the protein MPNQIDFQKVALETLRIEEQALQILATQIDERFSQACEIILQCKGRLVITGMGKSGHIGRKMAATFASTGTPSFFMHPGEAGHGDLGMLVPGDVLIAISNSGKSDEIMMLMPLIKRLEIPLITISGDAKGPMPQNADVALTLGHLQEACPLGLAPTSSTTATLALGDALAVALLDARGFTADDFALSHPAGALGKRLLLHVKHLMHTGSELPKVSPDTPMNQVLYEISNKRLGLTTIVDQNDLLLGIFTDGDLRRLIDKQQGFDVNLPIQEVMTKNPLTISQEARAVVALEKMNERKINQFVVVDDANKVIGVISMHDLIQAGVN; encoded by the coding sequence ATGCCAAATCAAATAGACTTCCAGAAAGTTGCACTTGAAACCTTGCGTATCGAAGAACAAGCATTACAGATTTTAGCCACGCAGATTGATGAGCGTTTTAGTCAGGCATGTGAAATTATCCTGCAGTGCAAAGGTCGTCTGGTGATTACCGGGATGGGGAAATCCGGGCATATTGGCCGTAAGATGGCGGCAACTTTTGCATCTACGGGTACGCCTTCATTCTTCATGCACCCGGGCGAGGCAGGGCATGGTGATCTTGGGATGCTGGTACCGGGTGATGTACTGATTGCCATTTCAAACTCAGGCAAAAGCGATGAAATCATGATGCTGATGCCTCTGATCAAGCGTCTGGAAATTCCCTTAATTACCATTAGTGGGGATGCCAAAGGCCCAATGCCACAAAATGCTGATGTGGCTTTAACTCTAGGTCATCTTCAGGAAGCCTGTCCACTTGGCCTGGCACCGACTTCGAGTACAACAGCAACTTTAGCGCTGGGTGATGCACTGGCTGTCGCTCTTTTAGATGCACGTGGTTTTACTGCTGACGATTTTGCCTTGTCACATCCAGCAGGTGCCTTGGGTAAACGCTTATTGCTGCATGTAAAACATCTCATGCATACAGGTTCCGAGCTACCAAAAGTGTCACCAGATACACCGATGAATCAAGTTCTATACGAGATTTCAAATAAACGCCTAGGTTTAACCACAATTGTGGATCAAAATGACCTATTACTGGGTATTTTCACTGATGGTGACTTGCGCCGCCTGATCGACAAACAGCAAGGTTTTGATGTCAATTTACCGATTCAGGAAGTAATGACCAAAAATCCGCTGACGATTTCTCAGGAAGCGCGTGCTGTCGTTGCACTGGAAAAAATGAACGAACGTAAAATTAATCAATTTGTTGTGGTTGATGATGCCAATAAAGTCATTGGTGTAATTAGTATGCATGACCTGATTCAGGCTGGGGTAAATTAA
- the lptA gene encoding lipopolysaccharide transport periplasmic protein LptA produces MNQIPRAKMMKTFLKRAALLSLVALGSATAFALPSDRNQPITLLADRATFNERTGVTTYSGNVIIEQGTMKLQANSIVANLNNKKQISLITATGSPAQFQQKVDPAKGLAKGQAQKIVYNAETGIITLSGNAYLQQDGASIRGNTLKYSMNKGDIEATGTPNKTGSAAGRVQIVIPPSSSKSFPGARD; encoded by the coding sequence ATGAACCAAATTCCTAGAGCTAAAATGATGAAAACTTTCCTTAAGCGCGCTGCGTTATTAAGTCTGGTTGCATTGGGTTCAGCCACTGCGTTTGCATTGCCATCTGACCGTAACCAGCCGATTACCTTATTAGCTGACCGTGCGACTTTTAATGAGCGTACCGGAGTCACGACTTATTCAGGTAATGTCATTATTGAACAGGGCACCATGAAATTGCAGGCCAATTCGATTGTGGCGAATCTGAATAATAAAAAACAGATCAGCCTGATTACGGCAACAGGTAGCCCGGCTCAATTTCAGCAGAAAGTTGATCCTGCCAAAGGTTTGGCCAAAGGTCAGGCACAGAAAATTGTCTATAATGCGGAAACCGGGATTATTACCCTATCTGGAAATGCCTACTTGCAGCAAGATGGCGCTAGTATCCGTGGTAATACGCTGAAATACAGCATGAATAAAGGCGATATTGAAGCAACAGGTACACCAAATAAAACCGGTTCAGCAGCAGGTCGTGTACAAATCGTGATTCCGCCTTCATCTTCGAAATCCTTTCCGGGAGCACGTGATTAA